TTCTTGCCATTAATCTTTCAAAATTAATTTCAGCATCACAGTCTTCACAAAGACCATATGTACCTTCATTAACTTTTCCTAAGGCCTTATTAATCTTCTTTAGATAAAAGATGTCTCTATTTCTGAAACGAATTTCCTGAGAAGTTTGAACATTTACTGAAGCTTCATCAACTGGATCACTTAGTTCGTTTTTATCAAGACAGTAACTTTCGTTATTTTGAGTCTTGTTGAA
Above is a genomic segment from Halobacteriovorax sp. HLS containing:
- a CDS encoding TraR/DksA family transcriptional regulator, which codes for MTRENSYLSDKQITQLKDALLAEKERIFNKTQNNESYCLDKNELSDPVDEASVNVQTSQEIRFRNRDIFYLKKINKALGKVNEGTYGLCEDCDAEINFERLMARMTAELCIGCKEEAEFSEKNNFIQRKSKSLGKTMSELSSRK